In one window of Maribacter sp. BPC-D8 DNA:
- a CDS encoding sulfate adenylyltransferase subunit 1: MEVLKIATAGSVDDGKSTLIGRMLYDTKSLTSDKLEAIEKTSKQKGYDYLDFSLATDGLVAEREQGITIDVAHIYFSTAKKSYIIADTPGHVEYTRNMVTGASTSQAAIILIDARKGVIEQTNRHFFINNLLRIKDVVVAINKMDLVDYSEEKYNAIKADFEELMAKRDYQDQKITFIPVSALKGDNVVNKTDKTPWYTGPTLLEHFEALDRKDIFNVGTPRFPVQYVIRPKTDEHHDFRGFAGKVYGGELSVGDEVVALPSQTRSKIKEIYFHDKKYQTASRRSSVTITLDDEINLSRGDMLVKANDLPTVDKQFTATISWMDSLPLAAGNKYIVQHGVNKVLAKVEQVHHKIAPDYSGIDTETDALGMNDIAQVSFRLNKPIFYDQFKDHRTNGSFILIDTKSNSTVGAGFIQ; this comes from the coding sequence ATGGAAGTACTAAAAATAGCAACGGCAGGTAGTGTAGATGATGGTAAAAGTACCTTGATTGGGAGAATGCTTTACGATACAAAATCTTTGACCAGCGATAAGTTAGAAGCAATAGAAAAGACCAGTAAGCAAAAGGGATACGATTATTTAGATTTCTCTTTAGCAACAGATGGCTTGGTAGCAGAACGTGAGCAAGGTATTACTATAGATGTAGCTCATATTTATTTCTCTACGGCAAAGAAAAGTTACATTATAGCGGATACCCCTGGGCACGTAGAATATACCCGTAACATGGTTACAGGTGCATCTACTTCTCAAGCGGCAATTATATTGATTGATGCACGTAAGGGAGTAATCGAACAAACGAACAGACACTTTTTTATCAATAATTTATTGCGCATTAAAGATGTAGTAGTAGCTATTAATAAGATGGATTTGGTGGACTATTCTGAGGAAAAATATAATGCTATTAAGGCAGATTTTGAGGAATTGATGGCGAAAAGAGACTATCAAGATCAGAAGATAACCTTCATTCCTGTAAGTGCATTGAAAGGTGATAACGTAGTAAATAAAACAGATAAAACACCTTGGTATACAGGTCCTACTTTGTTAGAACATTTTGAAGCGTTAGATAGAAAAGATATTTTCAACGTTGGTACGCCACGTTTCCCGGTGCAATATGTTATCCGTCCGAAGACAGATGAGCATCACGATTTCAGAGGGTTTGCAGGTAAAGTATATGGTGGCGAGTTAAGTGTAGGTGATGAGGTAGTAGCACTTCCATCGCAAACACGTTCAAAAATAAAGGAGATTTATTTCCACGATAAAAAGTACCAAACAGCATCAAGACGTTCGTCGGTTACGATAACGTTAGACGATGAAATTAATTTAAGTCGTGGCGACATGTTAGTGAAGGCTAATGATCTACCAACTGTAGATAAGCAATTTACCGCTACTATTTCTTGGATGGATTCATTGCCATTAGCTGCTGGAAATAAATATATAGTACAACACGGTGTCAATAAAGTATTGGCAAAAGTGGAGCAGGTACATCATAAAATCGCGCCTGATTATTCAGGTATCGATACAGAAACAGATGCATTGGGTATGAATGATATAGCCCAAGTAAGTTTCCGTCTAAATAAGCCAATTTTCTACGATCAATTTAAAGATCATAGAACAAACGGTTCGTTTATTTTAATAGATACCAAATCTAATAGCACCGTAGGAGCGGGATTCATACAATAA
- a CDS encoding nitrite reductase, producing MQSFRTEIENQVVANDILELERKIHEFHGGKLDEEKFRSLRLARGVYGQRQEGVQMIRIKLPYGKVTSQQLLRICDVSDEYSTGRLHITTRQDIQIHYVDLNRTPELWSELEKDDITLREACGNTVRNVTASETAGVDVDEPFDVSPYAHALFQYFLRNPVSQEMGRKFKVSFSASDADTGLSYMHDLGFIAKIENGEVGFKVMLGGGLGSQPRHADELYSFLPADQIIPLMETVIRVFDRYGERKSRAKARMKFLLKDLGLDGFKELLASEKTAVPFDTFPIDPEDYPKVKVSQLEVPKVEIADSKEFEKWILTNVVPQKQPGYVALGIKVLLGDFYTDKARLLANLVQKYAAGELRLSLRQNILIPFVKEENVEFFYTELKKLGFAEAGYNKALDITACPGTDTCNLGIASSTGIAEELERVIKTEYPDYINNEDVVIKISGCMNACGQHNMANIGFQGMSVRTKDKLVAPALQVLLGGSTDGNGQGRFADKVVKVPSKRGPEALRLILNDFDANGGDLSFPDYYAEKGQMYFYDFLTPLSSVDDLTAEDFIDWGNTERYEKAIGVGECAGVVIDLIATLLFESEEKIQNAQDMFDAEKWSASIYHAYSSMVNSAKAMLTSENTKVNTHVSIIKDFDEKFVADGRIAVAGGFEKLVLQLNQNEPTKEFAASYIKDAKVFLETVAKFREQELAEA from the coding sequence ATGCAGAGTTTTAGAACAGAAATAGAGAATCAAGTAGTTGCGAATGATATTTTAGAATTGGAACGCAAGATTCATGAGTTCCATGGCGGCAAATTAGATGAAGAGAAATTTAGAAGCCTACGTTTGGCCCGTGGTGTATACGGTCAACGTCAAGAAGGGGTTCAAATGATCCGTATCAAATTACCATATGGTAAGGTAACTTCTCAGCAATTGTTACGTATTTGTGATGTATCTGATGAATATTCTACAGGTAGATTGCACATTACCACACGTCAAGATATTCAGATTCACTATGTAGATTTAAACAGAACTCCCGAGTTATGGTCAGAATTGGAGAAAGACGATATCACGTTAAGAGAAGCTTGTGGTAACACCGTACGTAATGTAACGGCTAGTGAAACTGCGGGTGTAGATGTCGATGAACCTTTTGATGTTTCACCATATGCACATGCATTATTTCAGTATTTCCTTAGAAATCCGGTAAGTCAAGAAATGGGGCGTAAGTTCAAAGTTTCTTTCTCGGCAAGTGATGCCGATACCGGTCTTTCATACATGCACGATTTAGGTTTTATCGCTAAAATCGAAAATGGCGAAGTAGGTTTTAAAGTGATGTTGGGTGGCGGATTAGGTTCTCAGCCAAGACATGCCGATGAACTATATAGCTTTTTACCTGCCGATCAAATTATTCCGCTAATGGAAACCGTTATACGTGTTTTTGACCGTTACGGTGAGCGTAAGAGTAGAGCTAAGGCAAGAATGAAATTCTTGTTGAAAGATTTAGGTCTTGACGGATTCAAAGAATTACTAGCTTCAGAAAAAACAGCGGTTCCTTTTGATACGTTTCCTATTGATCCAGAAGATTATCCGAAGGTAAAAGTTTCACAATTAGAAGTTCCTAAAGTAGAAATAGCAGATTCGAAAGAATTTGAAAAGTGGATATTAACGAATGTTGTCCCGCAGAAACAACCAGGTTATGTTGCTTTGGGTATAAAAGTTTTATTAGGAGATTTCTATACCGATAAAGCACGTTTGTTAGCGAACTTGGTACAGAAATATGCAGCGGGTGAATTAAGATTATCACTTCGTCAAAACATATTGATTCCATTTGTAAAAGAAGAGAACGTTGAATTTTTCTATACTGAATTAAAGAAATTAGGTTTTGCAGAAGCAGGTTATAATAAAGCTTTAGATATTACAGCTTGCCCAGGAACAGATACTTGTAATTTAGGTATAGCAAGTAGTACTGGTATTGCAGAAGAACTAGAAAGAGTAATAAAAACAGAATATCCTGATTATATCAATAACGAAGATGTTGTTATAAAGATCAGTGGTTGTATGAACGCATGTGGTCAACACAATATGGCAAATATTGGTTTCCAGGGAATGTCCGTTCGTACAAAAGATAAATTAGTTGCTCCGGCCTTACAAGTGTTGTTAGGTGGTAGCACAGATGGTAACGGTCAAGGTCGTTTTGCTGATAAAGTAGTAAAAGTACCAAGTAAAAGAGGACCTGAAGCATTACGTTTAATCTTAAATGATTTCGATGCTAACGGAGGTGATTTATCATTCCCAGATTACTATGCAGAAAAAGGGCAAATGTATTTCTATGATTTTCTAACACCACTATCATCTGTAGATGATTTAACGGCGGAAGATTTTATCGACTGGGGAAATACAGAACGCTATGAAAAAGCAATTGGTGTTGGTGAATGTGCAGGTGTAGTTATTGATTTAATAGCAACGCTTCTTTTTGAAAGTGAAGAGAAAATACAGAATGCACAAGATATGTTCGATGCTGAAAAGTGGTCTGCAAGTATCTATCACGCATATTCTTCAATGGTAAATTCAGCGAAAGCGATGTTGACATCAGAGAATACAAAAGTGAATACACATGTAAGTATCATTAAAGATTTTGATGAGAAGTTTGTCGCCGATGGAAGAATTGCTGTTGCAGGCGGATTCGAGAAACTGGTACTTCAACTGAATCAGAATGAGCCTACAAAAGAATTTGCAGCCTCATATATAAAAGATGCTAAGGTGTTTTTAGAGACAGTAGCAAAATTTAGAGAACAAGAATTAGCAGAAGCATAA
- the cobA gene encoding uroporphyrinogen-III C-methyltransferase, translating into MYTNNLSNQKTINSIVNTPSQNKGRLTVVGAGPGDIELITLKAIKVLENADVVLYDALVNEELLDYAKNAELIFVGKRKGCYAYQQEQINELIVSRAKSSGHVVRLKGGDPFVFGRGSEEMEYAASHGLEVAMVPGISSSLSVPAYQNIPVTKRGSSESFWVITGTTKEHKLSADVALAAKSSATVVILMGMSKLPQIVELFKGEGKSEMPIAIIQNGTRKNEKVGIATIESIVDVVEKENLSNPAIIIIGEVVKHREALVAAKNQYSQENASLSEV; encoded by the coding sequence ATGTATACCAATAATCTATCCAATCAAAAAACAATCAATTCAATAGTTAATACTCCCTCGCAAAATAAAGGGAGGTTAACTGTTGTCGGTGCAGGACCTGGTGATATAGAGCTAATCACTCTAAAAGCTATTAAGGTATTAGAAAACGCCGATGTGGTTTTATATGATGCTTTGGTAAACGAAGAGTTACTTGATTATGCAAAAAATGCAGAACTGATTTTTGTAGGTAAGCGTAAAGGATGTTATGCCTATCAGCAAGAGCAAATAAATGAACTAATTGTTAGCAGAGCAAAATCTTCGGGACATGTAGTACGATTAAAAGGCGGAGATCCGTTTGTATTCGGTCGTGGTTCAGAAGAAATGGAGTATGCTGCTTCTCACGGATTAGAAGTTGCCATGGTGCCAGGTATTTCATCAAGTTTAAGTGTGCCGGCATATCAAAACATACCAGTTACCAAAAGAGGTTCGTCAGAAAGTTTTTGGGTAATTACAGGAACTACCAAAGAGCATAAGTTATCTGCCGATGTTGCCTTAGCTGCAAAAAGTAGTGCAACAGTGGTGATATTAATGGGAATGTCAAAACTCCCACAAATAGTAGAACTGTTTAAAGGTGAAGGTAAATCAGAGATGCCCATCGCTATAATTCAAAACGGTACACGAAAGAATGAAAAAGTTGGGATTGCAACGATTGAGAGTATAGTAGATGTGGTGGAGAAGGAAAACCTTTCTAACCCTGCAATTATTATAATTGGTGAAGTAGTAAAGCATCGCGAAGCACTAGTAGCAGCGAAAAATCAGTATTCACAAGAGAATGCTAGTTTGAGCGAAGTATAA
- a CDS encoding NAD(P)/FAD-dependent oxidoreductase yields the protein MIKTDMLIIGAGPTGLFTVFEAGLLKLKTHLIDALPQPGGQCSEIYPKKPIYDIPAFPEILAGTLVDNLMEQIKPFEPGFTLGERAETLDKLEDGSFVVTTNKGTQHNAPVVVIAGGLGSFEPRKPPIENIVNFEDTGVAYMIKDPEVYRDKKVVISGGGDSALDWAIFLTDVASEVTLVHRRDEFRGALDSVEKAAELAKLGKIKLITKAEVKELHGKDQLEAVVIKHTDKEKEDTYLEVDNFIPLFGLSPKLGPIGDWGLDIHKNAIKVNNAKDYQTNIPGVYAIGDVNTYEGKLKLILSGFHEAAVMCQFAYQQINPGKRYVMKYTTVGGVEGFDGSKKEAKKEVVQSIA from the coding sequence ATGATTAAAACAGATATGCTCATCATAGGAGCGGGACCAACCGGATTATTTACGGTGTTTGAAGCAGGATTGTTAAAATTAAAAACGCATTTAATAGATGCATTACCACAGCCAGGCGGACAGTGTTCAGAGATATATCCTAAGAAACCCATTTACGATATACCAGCATTCCCAGAAATTTTGGCGGGTACTTTGGTAGATAATTTAATGGAACAAATCAAACCTTTCGAGCCAGGGTTTACTCTGGGTGAAAGAGCAGAGACTTTAGATAAGTTAGAAGATGGTTCATTCGTGGTGACAACAAATAAAGGAACACAGCATAATGCACCAGTTGTAGTTATAGCAGGTGGTCTAGGTTCTTTTGAACCAAGAAAACCACCTATTGAAAACATTGTAAATTTTGAGGATACTGGTGTTGCTTATATGATTAAGGATCCAGAAGTGTATCGCGACAAAAAAGTAGTGATTTCTGGTGGTGGAGATTCTGCCTTAGACTGGGCTATATTCTTAACCGATGTAGCTTCAGAGGTAACTTTGGTTCATAGAAGAGATGAATTTAGAGGAGCTTTAGATTCTGTCGAAAAAGCTGCTGAGTTAGCTAAGCTGGGTAAAATCAAATTGATTACAAAAGCTGAGGTTAAAGAATTACACGGTAAAGATCAACTTGAGGCTGTTGTTATTAAGCACACAGATAAAGAAAAAGAAGACACCTATTTAGAAGTTGATAATTTTATTCCGTTGTTCGGGTTATCACCTAAATTAGGTCCTATTGGTGACTGGGGATTAGATATTCATAAGAATGCGATTAAGGTAAATAACGCAAAAGATTACCAAACAAACATACCAGGAGTATATGCTATTGGTGATGTAAATACATACGAAGGTAAATTGAAATTGATTTTATCTGGTTTCCATGAAGCGGCGGTAATGTGTCAGTTTGCATACCAACAAATCAATCCGGGTAAACGATATGTAATGAAGTATACTACCGTAGGCGGAGTCGAAGGATTTGATGGTTCTAAGAAGGAAGCTAAGAAAGAAGTAGTGCAAAGTATAGCCTAA
- a CDS encoding homocysteine S-methyltransferase family protein, with the protein MKDIKEILKERILILDGAMGTMLQRHKFTEEDFRGERFKDWEHPLQGNNDLLSLTQPEAIAEVHRKYFAAGADIVETNTFSGTTIAMADYYMEDLVYELNYESARIAKMVADEFTKKEPNKPRFVAGSIGPTNKTASMSPDVNDPGYRAVSFDELRIAYKQQVEALLDGGSDLLLVETIFDTLNAKAALFAIEEVKEERNIDVPIMVSGTITDASGRTLSGQTAEAFLISISHIPILSVGFNCALGASQLVPHLEVLSTKSEHAVSAHPNAGLPNAFGEYDETPDQMAEQIKEYAEKGLVNIVGGCCGTTPEHISAIAEVVAQYEPRKLTVFQ; encoded by the coding sequence ATGAAGGATATAAAAGAAATTTTAAAAGAGCGAATTCTCATATTAGATGGTGCCATGGGTACGATGCTACAACGCCATAAATTTACTGAGGAAGATTTTAGGGGAGAACGTTTTAAAGATTGGGAACACCCATTACAAGGTAATAATGACTTGTTATCGTTAACACAGCCTGAGGCAATTGCTGAGGTCCACCGTAAATATTTCGCCGCAGGTGCCGATATCGTAGAGACCAATACATTCTCAGGTACGACAATTGCCATGGCAGATTATTATATGGAAGACTTGGTGTACGAGTTGAACTATGAATCTGCACGCATTGCTAAAATGGTAGCAGATGAATTCACAAAGAAAGAACCAAATAAGCCACGCTTTGTAGCTGGCAGTATCGGTCCCACGAACAAAACGGCAAGTATGTCTCCCGATGTAAATGACCCAGGGTATAGAGCAGTTTCTTTTGATGAGTTACGTATTGCGTATAAACAACAAGTAGAAGCCTTGTTAGATGGTGGGTCAGATTTATTGTTGGTAGAAACTATTTTCGATACGTTGAATGCAAAAGCAGCTTTGTTTGCTATTGAAGAAGTGAAAGAAGAACGAAATATAGATGTTCCCATAATGGTGAGTGGTACAATTACAGATGCGTCAGGTAGAACATTATCTGGCCAAACAGCAGAAGCATTTCTAATATCTATTTCTCATATTCCGATTTTATCGGTCGGGTTTAATTGTGCATTAGGTGCTAGTCAATTAGTACCACATTTAGAGGTATTATCAACTAAAAGTGAACATGCGGTTTCTGCACACCCAAATGCAGGATTACCAAATGCCTTTGGAGAATACGATGAGACTCCCGATCAAATGGCAGAGCAAATAAAAGAATACGCAGAAAAAGGACTAGTAAATATTGTAGGCGGTTGTTGTGGAACCACTCCGGAGCATATTTCGGCGATAGCTGAGGTAGTAGCTCAATATGAACCTAGAAAGTTGACGGTTTTCCAATAG